The proteins below are encoded in one region of Pseudonocardia sp. DSM 110487:
- a CDS encoding glycosyl transferase yields the protein MTVLARVLARPRWGPVSTADVLAIECYVLAAVVLYAGLWRHLDSGYLVASMQDQNLFEWLFAAQAHAVAEGRNPLFSDLQNAPLGVNLMANTALPALAVPLAPVTLAFGPTVTWTLVLTGGLAGTATAWYWLFSRQVVRSRLAAAVGAAFCGFAPPVISHAKAHPNFAATFLLPVIAIWLIRLSSARRPVLYGVGLGVLGTLQVLIGEEILLIAVLAVAPYAIWFALARRQVPRQVVVGVATATVVACALVAYPLWLQFAGPQSYRSIEHGPTGNSLAAFVAYSSQSIGGLLTGGPGALAINGTEENAFFGWGLVVLVVALAIWLRAELPARIATAAGGVAAVLSLGPEITLDGRPVGVPGPWGLLADLPLLESVLESRFALACVPAAGCLLAIATRRVLDVSPNRRIGPVPLRVAWVGVLVAALVPIAPVPYATVTRAPTPAFYAGGEWARWVDPGRTIVPVPLPEPLHADALRWQIDAGMGFALPQGYFVGPAGEEQRGAYGAPKRPSSVLLDGVAATGQVPPISDVERARMLADLRFWRADAVVLTGGPHQRELQTTLSALVGPGRPVADAWVWDVRPITR from the coding sequence GTGACAGTTCTTGCCCGCGTTCTGGCCCGCCCGCGGTGGGGCCCCGTCAGCACGGCGGATGTGCTGGCGATCGAGTGCTACGTGCTCGCGGCCGTGGTGCTGTACGCCGGGCTGTGGCGGCACCTCGACAGCGGCTATCTCGTCGCGAGCATGCAGGACCAGAACCTCTTCGAGTGGCTGTTCGCCGCGCAGGCGCACGCCGTGGCGGAGGGCCGGAACCCGCTGTTCTCGGACCTGCAGAACGCGCCGCTCGGCGTGAACCTGATGGCCAACACGGCGCTGCCGGCCCTCGCGGTGCCGCTGGCGCCGGTGACCCTCGCCTTCGGGCCGACGGTGACGTGGACCCTCGTCCTGACCGGCGGTCTCGCCGGCACCGCGACGGCCTGGTACTGGCTCTTCTCCCGCCAGGTCGTCCGCTCCCGGCTCGCCGCGGCGGTCGGCGCGGCCTTCTGCGGCTTCGCGCCGCCGGTGATCTCGCACGCCAAGGCCCACCCGAACTTCGCCGCCACGTTCCTCCTGCCGGTGATCGCGATCTGGCTGATCCGGCTCTCCAGCGCCCGCAGGCCGGTCCTGTACGGCGTGGGGCTCGGCGTGCTCGGCACGCTCCAGGTCCTCATCGGGGAGGAGATCCTCCTGATCGCGGTGCTGGCCGTGGCGCCCTACGCCATCTGGTTCGCTCTCGCGAGGAGGCAGGTTCCTCGTCAGGTCGTTGTCGGCGTCGCGACGGCGACGGTCGTCGCCTGCGCGCTGGTCGCCTACCCGCTGTGGCTGCAGTTCGCAGGCCCGCAGAGCTACCGCAGCATCGAGCACGGCCCCACCGGCAACTCGCTCGCCGCGTTCGTCGCCTACTCCAGCCAGTCGATCGGCGGTCTGCTGACCGGTGGGCCCGGCGCGCTCGCGATCAACGGCACGGAGGAGAACGCGTTCTTCGGGTGGGGGCTCGTCGTGCTCGTCGTCGCGCTGGCGATCTGGCTACGTGCCGAGCTGCCCGCCCGGATCGCGACGGCAGCGGGCGGGGTGGCCGCCGTGCTGTCCCTCGGGCCGGAGATCACCCTCGACGGGCGGCCGGTCGGGGTGCCGGGACCGTGGGGGTTACTGGCCGATCTCCCGCTCCTCGAATCGGTGCTGGAGTCCCGGTTCGCGCTGGCCTGCGTGCCCGCGGCAGGCTGCCTGCTCGCCATCGCCACGCGGCGGGTCCTCGACGTGTCGCCGAATCGCAGGATCGGTCCGGTGCCGTTGCGGGTGGCATGGGTGGGCGTGCTCGTCGCGGCGCTGGTCCCGATCGCCCCGGTGCCGTACGCGACGGTGACCAGGGCGCCCACTCCCGCCTTCTACGCGGGCGGGGAGTGGGCGCGGTGGGTCGATCCAGGACGCACGATCGTCCCGGTCCCACTGCCCGAGCCACTCCACGCCGATGCCTTGCGCTGGCAGATCGATGCCGGCATGGGCTTCGCCCTTCCGCAGGGCTACTTCGTCGGCCCGGCAGGGGAGGAGCAGCGGGGCGCCTACGGTGCGCCGAAGCGGCCGAGTTCGGTGCTCCTCGACGGCGTGGCCGCCACCGGGCAGGTGCCGCCCATCTCCGACGTCGAGCGCGCACGCATGCTGGCCGACCTGCGCTTCTGGCGGGCCGACGCCGTCGTCCTCACCGGTGGACCCCACCAGCGGGAGCTGCAGACCACGCTCTCCGCGCTCGTCGGCCCCGGCCGTCCGGTGGCGGACGCGTGGGTGTGGGATGTTCGGCCGATCACCCGCTGA
- a CDS encoding TetR/AcrR family transcriptional regulator gives MASTDRAPRTVRAERAGATREVILATAERLFAEHGVFAISNRQVSEAAGQGNNAAVGYHFGTKTDLVRAIIRKHTQQIERLREQLVAEISDPNDVREWVACLVRSSTEYFESAGSPTWFARFGAQVMTDPGLREIMTANSLTSPTLQRIIDGLNACLPDLPDEVRLERADMARQLMVHMLAERERAIAEGIPTPRASWRDAGTGLIDAIVGMWLAPVTTT, from the coding sequence GTGGCGAGTACCGATCGGGCACCAAGAACCGTCCGGGCCGAACGGGCCGGCGCCACGCGCGAGGTGATCCTCGCGACGGCGGAGCGACTGTTCGCCGAGCACGGCGTATTCGCGATCTCCAACCGGCAGGTCAGCGAGGCGGCGGGGCAGGGCAACAACGCCGCTGTCGGCTACCACTTCGGCACCAAGACCGACCTGGTACGCGCGATCATCCGCAAGCACACGCAGCAGATCGAACGGCTGCGCGAGCAGCTGGTGGCCGAGATCTCCGACCCGAACGACGTGCGGGAGTGGGTCGCCTGCCTGGTCCGCTCGTCCACCGAGTACTTCGAGTCGGCGGGCTCACCCACCTGGTTCGCGCGCTTCGGCGCGCAGGTGATGACCGACCCCGGCCTGCGCGAGATCATGACCGCCAACTCGCTCACGTCGCCAACGCTGCAGCGGATCATCGACGGGCTCAACGCGTGCCTGCCCGACCTCCCGGACGAGGTGCGCCTTGAACGCGCCGACATGGCCCGCCAGCTGATGGTGCACATGCTCGCCGAGCGCGAGCGCGCAATCGCCGAGGGCATCCCCACCCCGCGGGCCAGCTGGCGCGACGCCGGCACCGGGCTCATCGACGCGATCGTCGGGATGTGGCTGGCCCCGGTCACCACGACGTAG
- a CDS encoding cytochrome P450, with translation MTTSELLPYPIPNDAALAPPAEWEELREKCPVAHVRFPTGDQATLLTRYDDVRQVLSDPRFGRGSGADDAAQMSDAGGVFNSMLAMALPQTGEAHQQWRRLLNRWFTAKRMAALRPRIAEMAERLVDEMVQQGQPTDLKAALGFPLPVWVICDMLGVPDADRDQFSHWSDLLLNLTRYTSEEVAVGEAECFEYMGGHIAAKRANPGDDVLSELIAAGEAEADPWSDTKLIATGLGLLIAGHETTANMIGKMVAMLLADRGHWERLLAEPSLVRTAVEETLRLDTNSGFGMVRYLDEDVDVPDGRIPSGTTVVCSMAAANRDERVFDHAADMDIGRSPNPHLAFGTGPHSCLGQALARTELQVTLEVLLRKLPTLELAVPAEELQRVEGLAVGGLCEVPVRW, from the coding sequence CGGCGCTGGCCCCGCCGGCCGAGTGGGAGGAGCTGCGCGAGAAGTGCCCCGTGGCCCACGTGCGCTTCCCAACAGGCGACCAGGCAACGCTGCTCACCCGCTACGACGACGTCCGGCAGGTGCTGTCAGACCCGCGGTTCGGCCGCGGCTCCGGGGCCGACGACGCCGCCCAGATGTCGGACGCCGGCGGCGTGTTCAACAGCATGCTGGCGATGGCGCTCCCCCAGACCGGCGAGGCGCACCAGCAGTGGCGACGGCTGCTCAACCGGTGGTTCACCGCCAAGCGCATGGCCGCGCTGCGTCCGCGGATCGCGGAGATGGCCGAGCGGCTCGTCGACGAGATGGTGCAGCAGGGCCAGCCCACCGATCTGAAGGCCGCTCTCGGCTTCCCGCTGCCGGTGTGGGTGATCTGCGACATGCTCGGCGTGCCCGACGCCGACCGCGACCAGTTCTCCCACTGGTCGGACCTGCTGCTCAACCTCACCCGCTACACCAGCGAGGAGGTCGCGGTGGGCGAGGCGGAGTGCTTCGAGTACATGGGTGGGCACATCGCCGCCAAGCGCGCGAACCCGGGCGACGACGTGCTCAGCGAGCTCATCGCCGCGGGCGAGGCCGAGGCCGACCCGTGGTCGGACACCAAGCTCATCGCCACCGGCCTCGGCCTGCTGATCGCCGGGCACGAGACCACCGCGAACATGATCGGCAAGATGGTCGCGATGCTGCTGGCCGACCGCGGCCACTGGGAGCGGCTGCTCGCCGAGCCGTCCCTCGTCCGCACCGCCGTGGAGGAGACGCTGCGGCTGGACACCAACTCCGGCTTCGGCATGGTGCGCTACCTCGACGAGGACGTGGACGTCCCCGACGGGCGGATCCCGAGCGGCACCACCGTCGTCTGCAGCATGGCCGCCGCCAACCGCGACGAGCGCGTCTTCGACCACGCCGCCGACATGGACATCGGCCGCAGCCCGAACCCGCACCTCGCCTTCGGCACCGGGCCGCACTCCTGCCTCGGACAGGCGCTCGCCCGCACCGAGCTGCAGGTCACGCTCGAGGTGCTGCTGCGTAAGCTGCCCACCTTGGAACTCGCCGTCCCGGCGGAGGAGCTGCAGCGGGTCGAGGGACTCGCCGTCGGCGGGCTGTGCGAGGTTCCGGTGAGGTGGTGA